One stretch of Zingiber officinale cultivar Zhangliang chromosome 6B, Zo_v1.1, whole genome shotgun sequence DNA includes these proteins:
- the LOC121988413 gene encoding pentatricopeptide repeat-containing protein At3g24000, mitochondrial-like gives MKKRQQLWSFPLSPFASSPSLFSFLSPYYSSSPAASAAIPDAFDSSSTSSETDAGHLLPLSSILLKDLLLKSPRGLLVLDLLDSGSLRPTADLYSLLFKRCGDSKRIEEGRLAHSHLLRSRFHSDIFLHNSIVNMYCKCGSLDEARKAFDDMPLRDMVTWTALITGYAQNNRPNEALALLPEMLRLRMAPNGFTFASLFKACGAASVDKHGEEIHALSVKSGCTSDVYVGSAILDMYARRGRMKDACLVFDRLQSKNEVSWNALIAGYARREEGEMTMRKFSEMQRSCFKATHFTYSSIFSACAGLGALEQGKWVHAHMIKSGQKLTAFVGNTLLDMYAKSGSIQDAKKIFDRLSKRDVVSWNSMLTGYAQHGLVKEAIHWFEEMRRLGVQPNQITFLCILTACSHGGMVREGQYYFNLMVRCSVEPEIEHYVTIVDLLGRAGLLARARTFIDEMPIPSTAAVWGALLGACRMHKNAELGKFAAEKLFELDPHDAGPHVLLYNLYACTGRWTDAAEVRKMMKVGGVKKEPACSWVVIENSTHMFVANDDSHPRMKEINDMWEKIDAKIKEVGYVPDTNYVLLHVDEHEREAKLQYHSEKLALAFALLNKPPGAPILIMKNIRMCGDCHSAIKHVSKVMEREITVRDTNRFHHFSRGSCSCNDYW, from the coding sequence ATGAAGAAGCGGCAGCAGCTCTGGTCGTTTCCACTCTCTCCATTCGCTTCCTCTCCCTCCTTATTCTCCTTCCTCTCCCCCTACTACTCTTCCTCCCCCGCAGCCTCCGCCGCCATTCCGGACGCCTTCGACTCTTCCTCCACCTCCTCCGAAACCGACGCCGGCCACCTCCTTCCCCTCTCCTCGATCTTACTCAAGGACCTCCTCCTCAAGAGTCCGCGTGGGCTCCTCGTCCTCGACCTCCTCGATTCGGGCTCCCTCCGTCCCACCGCCGACCTCTACTCCCTCCTCTTTAAGCGATGCGGCGACTCGAAGCGGATCGAAGAGGGAAGGCTCGCCCATTCCCACCTTCTTCGGTCCCGATTCCACTCCGATATCTTCCTCCACAACTCGATCGTCAATATGTACTGCAAATGCGGAAGCTTGGACGAGGCGCGTAAAGCGTTCGATGATATGCCCCTGAGGGACATGGTCACCTGGACCGCCCTCATCACGGGCTACGCCCAGAACAACAGGCCGAATGAAGCGCTGGCGTTGCTTCCGGAGATGCTTCGGCTTCGGATGGCTCCGAATGGGTTCACCTTCGCCAGCCTCTTCAAAGCCTGTGGAGCTGCTTCAGTTGATAAGCATGGGGAAGAGATCCATGCTCTGAGCGTGAAGTCTGGCTGCACCTCGGATGTGTACGTGGGCAGCGCAATACTAGACATGTACGCTCGTCGTGGAAGGATGAAAGATGCCTGCTTGGTGTTCGACCGGTTGCAATCAAAGAACGAGGTATCATGGAATGCGTTGATTGCAGGCTACGCGAGGAGAGAAGAAGGCGAAATGACCATGAGAAAGTTCTCAGAGATGCAAAGGAGCTGTTTTAAGGCCACACATTTCACCTACTCGAGCATCTTTAGCGCTTGCGCTGGTCTTGGTGCACTAGAGCAAGGAAAGTGGGTGCATGCTCATATGATAAAATCTGGACAGAAGCTTACAGCTTTCGTCGGCAATACACTTTTAGACATGTATGCAAAGTCGGGAAGCATTCAAGATGCGAAGAAAATCTTCGATCGACTGTCTAAGCGAGATGTTGTTTCTTGGAATTCAATGCTTACTGGGTATgctcagcatgggcttgtcaagGAAGCAATCCACTGGTTTGAGGAGATGCGTAGGCTTGGAGTCCAGCCAAATCAAATTACCTTCCTCTGCATCCTTACTGCTTGCAGCCATGGTGGAATGGTGAGGGAAGGACAGTACTACTTCAACTTGATGGTAAGATGCAGCGTGGAACCGGAGATTGAGCATTATGTAACAATTGTTGATCTTCTTGGCCGAGCTGGTCTTCTTGCTCGTGCACGGACATTCATTGATGAAATGCCCATTCCATCTACTGCTGCTGTTTGGGGAGCTTTGCTTGGTGCTTGTAGGATGCACAAGAATGCAGAGTTAGGGAAATTTGCCGCTGAGAAGCTATTTGAACTCGACCCGCATGATGCCGGTCCTCATGTGTTGCTTTACAACCTCTATGCGTGTACTGGTAGATGGACTGATGCAGCTGAAGTGAGGAAAATGATGAAAGTTGGTGGAGTTAAGAAGGAGCCTGCTTGTAGTTGGGTGGTGATCGAAAACTCTACCCACATGTTTGTAGCAAATGATGATTCCCATCCAAGAATGAAGGAGATAAATGACATGTGGGAGAAAATTGATGCAAAAATCAAGGAAGTGGGATATGTTCCGGACACAAATTATGTGCTATTACATGTGGATGAACATGAACGGGAAGCAAAATTGCAATACCACAGTGAGAAACTGGCTCTTGCATTTGCTCTACTCAACAAGCCCCCTGGGGCACCTATTCTAATTATGAAAAACATCAGGATGTGCGGCGATTGTCATTCCGCAATTAAGCATGTCTCCAAGGTAATGGAGAGGGAGATCACTGTGAGGGACACCAATCGGTTTCATCATTTCAGCAGAGGTTCTTGTTCATGTAATGACTACTGGTAA